A window of the Streptomyces sp. NBC_00250 genome harbors these coding sequences:
- a CDS encoding NUDIX hydrolase, which yields MKRVKSGTEQYTVPGGNVDPGEPIPTALARELREELNLDVDQADAAPPRFTWLLDAMVSRPGSTPPRKLHLVFRLSISDHVRQALSPTEHDDTAGAGELVWIRWQEAKDKALFPPVPVADLTTPAAGLDAGAALLPGLNDSNYHWI from the coding sequence ATCAAACGGGTCAAGAGCGGCACCGAGCAGTACACCGTGCCCGGCGGCAACGTCGATCCAGGCGAACCCATTCCGACCGCCCTCGCCCGCGAGCTGAGGGAAGAGCTCAACCTCGACGTCGACCAGGCCGACGCCGCCCCCCCCCGCTTCACATGGCTGCTCGACGCCATGGTCAGCCGCCCCGGAAGCACACCGCCCCGCAAACTCCACCTGGTCTTCCGCCTGAGCATCAGCGACCACGTCCGCCAGGCCTTGAGCCCGACAGAACACGACGACACCGCCGGCGCCGGTGAACTGGTCTGGATCCGCTGGCAGGAGGCCAAGGACAAGGCCCTCTTCCCGCCCGTGCCCGTCGCGGACCTCACCACTCCAGCAGCCGGCCTCGACGCTGGCGCCGCTCTCCTGCCCGGGCTCAACGACTCCAACTACCACTGGATCTGA
- a CDS encoding FG-GAP repeat domain-containing protein produces MFERRRPGLKAALVATAVAAATATGAGSAVAAQAADPVVAPAFHLYGVHKQTHELWEWYPRGPLLFTDGPDISGPESGDQSDLADLITVDNANHGRMGDGWWTLYKNGRLDFTGYVDDQWHGPKNVGRGWDIYRTVLSPGTLGGAKEADLIGLDRAGVLRSYLGYPDGRLTTRMRVGGGWGQYTELAGQGDLTGDGRADITARDKAGVLWLYKGTGDYKAPFAGRTRIGGGWNVYDRLLSLGDSDADGKVDLLARKTTGELLRYSGTGNAARPFTAPVQIKDSHMKEYNLL; encoded by the coding sequence ATGTTCGAACGACGCAGGCCCGGGCTGAAGGCGGCGCTCGTCGCCACCGCCGTCGCGGCGGCGACGGCCACCGGGGCGGGCTCCGCCGTCGCCGCGCAGGCCGCCGACCCGGTGGTGGCGCCCGCCTTCCACCTGTACGGCGTCCACAAGCAGACCCACGAGCTGTGGGAGTGGTACCCCCGAGGACCGCTCCTCTTCACCGATGGGCCCGACATCTCCGGGCCCGAGTCGGGCGATCAATCGGACCTCGCCGACCTCATCACCGTCGACAACGCCAACCACGGCAGGATGGGCGACGGCTGGTGGACCCTCTACAAGAACGGCCGGCTGGACTTCACCGGCTATGTCGACGACCAGTGGCATGGGCCGAAGAACGTCGGCCGGGGCTGGGACATCTACCGCACGGTCCTCTCGCCCGGCACCCTCGGCGGAGCCAAGGAGGCCGACCTGATCGGCCTCGACAGAGCCGGCGTGCTGCGGAGCTACCTGGGCTACCCGGACGGCCGCCTCACCACCCGCATGCGGGTCGGCGGCGGCTGGGGCCAGTACACCGAGCTGGCCGGCCAGGGCGATCTGACCGGTGACGGCAGGGCCGACATCACCGCCCGCGACAAGGCCGGCGTCCTCTGGCTCTACAAGGGCACGGGCGACTACAAGGCGCCGTTCGCGGGCCGTACGAGGATCGGCGGCGGGTGGAACGTCTACGACCGGCTGCTGTCCCTCGGCGACAGCGACGCCGACGGCAAGGTGGACCTGCTGGCCCGGAAGACGACGGGCGAGCTGCTCCGGTACTCGGGCACGGGTAACGCGGCGCGGCCGTTCACGGCGCCGGTGCAGATCAAGGATAGCCACATGAAGGAGTACAACCTCCTCTAG
- a CDS encoding WD40 repeat domain-containing serine/threonine protein kinase, protein MKPLEASDGPEVGPYRVVAELGRGGMGRVLLGGTRDGQVVAVKVVRAQLVEDEGFRARFRREVEASRRVSGLHTAAVIDADADAELPWLASVFVPGPSLSEVLDASGALPLQAVLQLAAGLLAALVDVHGARLIHRDLKPSNVLLTADGCRVIDFGIARATDSDGGSEITHTGWLVGSPGFMSPEQAEGRRITPASDMFSFGTMLLLAYTGTSPFAGNSTPQTLYNVVHKEPDLGALPSRLRDIIAPCLAKHPDARPAAAEVLASIRSGEVGSGCPWPPAVHALIDAQQAEVARYLGMSAGDTLVAAADATTIVRTSVGPSLPPAEPRSPADGPDQPPPAGASSSRPSRRTLLIGAGIAAAAAVPVGWKLFDGRGATEDKGSSATPGTKPAGSKSRPSPTRRPGTLYGPRVSLKHAGAVQCLVFAPDNSVIAVGAGDGAVTLWDSIGLKRTATFNDRRKVTYEGIQDVAFSADGTVLAAAEDRATTLWDVASGKPIARLTDTAYDPLTVQRLAFAPDGSILACANAKGTITLWDAADHTRITTLIDPVARTNNQGKAHTGLVFTADGGTLAACNEAGIIRFWDVSNRKITNSITTDDKFEGLAYSPDGTMLASATADERVLLWNTDFRSRIGALSFNGGSSNFDWFISQVAFSRDGKTLAGATGKGLKIWDVATRELHEVPPPVAERNMASSVAYSPDGTMLAASFLDRLSVWNVA, encoded by the coding sequence GTGAAGCCGCTGGAGGCGTCGGATGGACCGGAGGTCGGTCCGTACCGGGTGGTGGCCGAGCTCGGCCGGGGCGGGATGGGGCGGGTGTTGCTGGGCGGCACCCGCGATGGGCAGGTCGTCGCGGTCAAGGTGGTGCGCGCGCAGTTGGTGGAGGACGAGGGCTTCCGGGCGCGGTTCCGCCGCGAGGTCGAGGCTTCCCGACGGGTGTCCGGCTTACACACCGCGGCGGTGATCGATGCCGATGCGGATGCGGAACTCCCCTGGCTGGCGTCCGTGTTCGTGCCGGGGCCGTCGCTGAGCGAGGTCCTGGATGCCTCGGGAGCGCTGCCTCTTCAGGCGGTGCTGCAGTTGGCCGCGGGGCTTCTGGCAGCCCTGGTCGACGTCCATGGTGCGCGGTTGATCCACCGCGACCTGAAGCCGTCCAATGTCCTGCTGACCGCGGACGGGTGCCGGGTCATCGACTTCGGCATCGCGCGGGCCACCGACAGTGACGGCGGCAGCGAGATCACGCACACTGGCTGGTTGGTCGGCTCGCCGGGGTTCATGTCGCCCGAGCAGGCGGAGGGCAGGCGGATCACGCCGGCCAGCGACATGTTCTCGTTCGGCACGATGCTGTTGCTGGCCTACACCGGTACGAGCCCGTTCGCAGGTAACTCCACGCCGCAGACGCTGTACAACGTCGTGCACAAGGAGCCCGACCTCGGTGCTCTCCCGAGCAGGCTGCGGGACATCATCGCTCCGTGCCTCGCCAAGCACCCGGATGCGCGTCCCGCGGCGGCGGAAGTTCTGGCGTCCATCAGGAGCGGCGAAGTCGGTTCCGGGTGCCCCTGGCCGCCCGCGGTGCACGCGCTGATCGACGCTCAGCAAGCTGAGGTGGCGCGGTATCTGGGCATGTCGGCCGGGGATACGCTGGTCGCCGCAGCCGACGCGACGACCATCGTCCGTACTTCCGTGGGGCCGTCCCTCCCGCCGGCAGAACCGCGGTCTCCGGCCGATGGCCCCGACCAGCCGCCGCCCGCCGGCGCATCGAGCTCCCGCCCGAGTCGCCGAACACTGCTGATCGGCGCGGGGATCGCGGCTGCCGCCGCCGTACCTGTCGGGTGGAAGCTGTTCGACGGCCGAGGCGCCACGGAGGACAAGGGCAGCTCCGCGACGCCGGGTACGAAACCGGCCGGGAGCAAGAGTCGCCCGTCCCCCACACGACGCCCAGGCACCCTCTATGGTCCCCGGGTCTCGCTCAAGCATGCCGGCGCCGTGCAGTGCCTGGTGTTCGCCCCGGACAATTCGGTCATCGCCGTCGGTGCGGGCGACGGTGCCGTCACGCTGTGGGACAGCATCGGCCTGAAGCGGACCGCGACCTTCAACGATCGCAGGAAGGTGACGTATGAGGGGATCCAGGATGTGGCGTTCAGCGCGGACGGCACCGTGCTCGCCGCGGCCGAGGACAGAGCCACCACCCTGTGGGACGTCGCCTCGGGCAAGCCGATCGCCCGTCTGACGGACACCGCGTACGACCCGCTCACCGTGCAGCGCCTGGCGTTCGCCCCCGACGGCTCAATCCTTGCCTGCGCCAACGCCAAGGGCACCATCACCCTGTGGGACGCCGCCGACCACACCCGGATCACCACCCTCATCGACCCCGTCGCCCGCACGAACAACCAAGGCAAGGCGCACACCGGCCTGGTGTTCACCGCGGACGGCGGAACGCTGGCGGCCTGCAACGAGGCTGGGATCATCCGCTTCTGGGATGTCTCCAACCGCAAGATCACGAACTCCATCACCACGGACGACAAATTCGAGGGCCTCGCCTACAGCCCGGACGGCACGATGCTGGCGAGCGCCACCGCCGATGAGAGGGTGCTGCTGTGGAACACGGACTTCCGGTCCAGGATCGGCGCCCTCTCCTTCAACGGCGGGAGCAGCAACTTCGACTGGTTCATCTCTCAGGTCGCGTTCAGCCGCGACGGCAAGACCCTCGCCGGTGCCACCGGAAAGGGGTTGAAAATCTGGGACGTCGCCACGCGGGAACTCCACGAGGTGCCTCCCCCCGTAGCCGAGAGGAACATGGCGTCCAGCGTGGCGTACAGCCCGGACGGCACGATGCTGGCAGCATCCTTCCTCGACCGACTGAGCGTCTGGAACGTCGCATGA